The Arachis ipaensis cultivar K30076 chromosome B03, Araip1.1, whole genome shotgun sequence region CTAGAAAGGTTGGTGTCATGTTTATAATGGAGGTTAAtgtcaaattttataaaatattaggTACCAGGTATTATTTAACTTAATTGTTAGACAAGATTAGTGAAGTGCTCTTACAGATAGGGGAGTTCATGCATAATATAGCCTAACCATAGTAGAGGTTAGTGTAACTTACCACTATCTAATTACAAGCTCTTAATTTACCACATGCACATGGATCACAGGAAGATGAAAAATGATGGAGATTATTTCCTCAATAAACTTTCTTGCGGTATATCAAGAATAAGGCGTCACAATAAGATTATGCATTTAAGAGGACGACCTGCTCTCCATCAAAATAATCAAGATCACACCCATGATAGCATACCAGTCAGCATGCCAGACAGTGTACCAGAAAGTACACCAGATGAACCATTTTGTAAGTACTAGGATAGTTCTATATCTTTCGTGAATCGTGATATTAGTTCTTAATAACACTGAGTTCGCTTTTTAAGTAAAGTTTTGATTCAAGTCttgtaaataaaaaatcctaacagTGAGTCAACCCTATTTGAGTTGTTTAACTATAGTTAACATCACACTTGCTACTTTCTTCCAAGATTTTGTTTTATTGCATTTTCACCTTCCTGAGCATATGAATTCCTGCAACTAGTATCAATCTAATTTGTGGTTCATATAAAAGATCGTCCAAAGATCAATCCTGACAAAGCAGAGTGCTCAAACCGAGGAGAAGATAGTGAAGAGACAAGTTGTGCTCCACTGCACTTTGCTAGCATAATCACCAAGAAGCCATTGGAAGGCAAATTGAGAAGAGACGGTGACCTAAAAATGATATCCACTCTTGGTGGTAGCAAAAGTACTATGGAGGATCAGGAGAGTTCAGAGTTCCTATCATATTGTGGAGCTAAGAGCTTTTATCATGGAAGGGCTGAAGAATATCAAGTATGCGAACAAGTTTTCCATTTTTGTTAATTAGCACTTTAGCACAGGTATTGTCACAATCTATCCTCGGTATCATGTGGATTTGGAGCAAAACTATATATCaaatgatatgaaaagatgtaatttaaatcCGGCCATTGTTTCATTTCAACATAAAAAGGATATGCAGTTGTAGAAATGCTGCTTCAATTAGTAAACATAAAATTAGATTGTTTACTAAATATTTGTATTTTTATACAGAGATTAGACAAAAAAATTATGCTTACATTTCTGCCTACATTGTTCTTAGTTTTTGGGTGAACAAAAAATTGGATATATCTTTGTCCCTAAACATACATTGTGCATACTCTTAATTTCCAAATAAATTTATGTTTCTCAGTATTTCTATATTTCAATTTTCAAACAGTCACCAAAACTAGCCTTCTAATCAATTGACAACAGAAAAtctctttggttttgaaaatttcaaTCTTCTAAGTACCCGTTAAAATATTCTCACCATATGCCTCCTTAATAACCACTCTCTTACACCATTTTTCTCTTTTACATATCAACCCTCTTCCATACGGTATCCTTCGTGCACTAAGAATAAGAAGtattgcattattttattattttcatggAATCCACATAATGAAACCTTCCCTTTTTTCCCCTCTCTTTAGTTTGACTTTCTAAATTAACTAGTTTGTTTATATGGAGGATTTTTGCAAGGGATATATTGAGCTGCAACTCAACTAGAAACTGAACCAAGAATCTCAGGTTTGGCAGAATAATGAAATAATATTTAACAAAGGTAAAATAATGAGAATATGATGAATATGATAAAAACAACAAATTCTGTTCCCTAAAGATGCTTTCAAGTGAATATGAAAACATTATTGGACAAACTGTAATATTAGAAGAGCATTGACAGCGGAATAAACTTTTTCCTTTATCAAACATAAAAGATACACTGGTATTATGAAACAAGGTCAGAATTCATCATCCTAATAGATCAGaatttttctatctttatctGGAAGACAATAACCCATATACCTCATTGTGTTCTCAAGGCCTTGATCCATTCAAGTTCAACTCTGAAATCACCTGGTCCAGATATAGTGCCTTCTATACCAGCACCACCCTCAGCATTGACAGACAAAGACATGCCAAGAACACGAGACGGATTCATCTCAATTTCTGCATCTATAACATTGCCTCTCCAAGTCGGTAAATACCGAGCTAGAGGAATCTGTGCAATCAAATGAAATTCCAAAGCATATACCTGAGGTGTTGAAATTCACAATAGAAAACAAATACAACCAAATGTGCAAGTATTTATATTGTTACAAGTcactagggctggaagtgagccaAACTAGACCAAGCTCAAACTTGGCTCATGAAAATTAAACTTGACTCATGACTCatctcattaacaatcgagcctatTTCGTAAGTTCAAGCTCGGTTCAACGAAAGCTTATGAGCTGGCtcgagctcacgagctggctcaaataataggaacataatctataattctatatcaataaattataacttatNNNNNNNNNNNNNNNNNNNNNNNNNNNNNNNNNNNNNNNNNgaacatatatatatatatataatc contains the following coding sequences:
- the LOC107634101 gene encoding uncharacterized protein LOC107634101, translated to MEPQSIVVIQDSTREVNLRIFEWALNSFLLGARDKLTLAIVLHEVITPMGYKSRVDSNNMIGANQRVIEEEVNNKKKKYLKDEGLIKIFNLYQSRKVEFNIEVAIGTSPRDVALKISKKMNATWLILDRKMKNDGDYFLNKLSCGISRIRRHNKIMHLRGRPALHQNNQDHTHDSIPVSMPDSVPESTPDEPFYRPKINPDKAECSNRGEDSEETSCAPLHFASIITKKPLEGKLRRDGDLKMISTLGGSKSTMEDQESSEFLSYCGAKSFYHGRAEEYQVCEQVFHFC